In the genome of Streptomyces sp. V2I9, one region contains:
- a CDS encoding ABC transporter permease has protein sequence MAALTPASPAAVPAAERKARRPRPRYWRGAVLTVAGLYFLTPLISSFVFTVHVPGQGVTFAAYSGILSAEGFTESLFLSLSLAAATIALALLLVVPALIAVRLGPARLRAVVEIVCMLPLVVPPIALVTGIATVLRWGPDHLSRTPLYQTFLAVQNESFPVVLVLAYTVLALPFVHRSLDAGLRAVDVPTLVEAARNCGAGRLYVILRVILPNLRSSLAGASFLTLALVLGEYTVASLLGFRPFAVWIVSVSGAEARMSVAVSLLSLLITWALLLVLSRAGTGGSTDVPAAGPAAPGPAAPGPAPAGPAAPGAAPAGPTTAGSAAPAAAPIPVPGKE, from the coding sequence ATGGCTGCGCTGACCCCCGCCTCCCCGGCCGCCGTCCCCGCCGCGGAGCGGAAGGCCCGCCGCCCCCGTCCCCGCTACTGGCGCGGAGCGGTGCTCACCGTCGCGGGCCTGTACTTCCTCACCCCGCTGATCTCCTCGTTCGTCTTCACCGTCCACGTACCGGGGCAGGGCGTCACCTTCGCCGCGTACAGCGGAATCCTGTCGGCCGAAGGCTTCACCGAGAGTCTGTTCCTCTCGCTCTCGCTGGCCGCCGCCACCATCGCGCTCGCCCTGCTACTTGTCGTGCCCGCCCTGATCGCGGTCCGGCTCGGACCGGCCCGGCTGCGCGCCGTCGTCGAGATCGTCTGCATGCTGCCGCTGGTGGTGCCGCCGATCGCCCTGGTCACCGGGATCGCCACGGTGCTGCGCTGGGGACCCGACCACCTCTCCCGCACCCCGCTCTACCAGACCTTCCTCGCCGTGCAGAACGAGTCGTTCCCGGTGGTGCTGGTCCTCGCCTACACCGTGCTGGCGCTGCCGTTCGTCCACCGCTCGCTGGACGCCGGACTGCGCGCGGTCGACGTGCCCACCCTGGTGGAGGCGGCCCGCAACTGCGGGGCCGGGCGGCTGTACGTGATCCTCCGCGTCATCCTGCCCAACCTGCGCTCCTCGCTCGCCGGGGCGTCCTTCCTCACCCTGGCGCTGGTGCTCGGCGAGTACACCGTCGCCTCCCTGCTGGGCTTCCGGCCCTTCGCGGTGTGGATCGTCTCCGTCTCCGGCGCCGAGGCCCGCATGTCGGTCGCGGTGTCGCTGCTCAGCCTGCTGATCACCTGGGCCCTGCTGCTCGTCCTCTCCCGCGCCGGAACCGGCGGGTCCACCGACGTCCCGGCCGCCGGACCCGCTGCCCCCGGACCCGCTGCCCCCGGACCCGCCCCCGCCGGACCCGCCGCCCCCGGAGCCGCTCCGGCCGGACCCACCACCGCCGGGTCCGCCGCCCCGGCCGCCGCCCCCATTCCCGTACCCGGCAAGGAGTAG
- a CDS encoding ABC transporter substrate-binding protein, whose translation MHRARPRLRTRANGRAVAALALSTAALTALTACGAAPEEKTATGVNGVKSTEAASVADFGGLEKLVAAAEKEGELNVIALPPDWANYGEIIKAFEATYKIKIKSETPDASSSDEIAAVKSRKGQKRAPDVLDLGIAFARSGAAENLFAPYKVASWDKIPDSQKDADGRWYNDYGGYVSIGCDAARITTCPETFADLLKPEYKGKVALNGNPTKSGSAFGGVYAASLANKGSFGDIQPGIDFFGKLKKSGNFIPVESTPATVEKGETPISIDWDYLNAGYADQFKGKGVDWKVSVPTDGVYAQFYSQAINKEAPHPAAARLWMEFLYSAEGQNLWLKGYARPVLLPAMTEDGTADKAFVAKLPKVAGTPSFPSSEELDQANATLAENWDKAVS comes from the coding sequence GTGCACAGAGCCCGACCCCGCCTCCGCACCCGCGCCAACGGCCGTGCCGTCGCCGCTCTCGCCCTCTCCACCGCCGCCCTCACCGCGCTCACCGCGTGCGGCGCGGCGCCCGAGGAGAAGACCGCGACGGGGGTGAACGGGGTGAAGTCCACCGAGGCCGCCTCGGTCGCCGACTTCGGCGGGCTGGAGAAGCTGGTCGCCGCCGCCGAGAAGGAGGGTGAGCTGAACGTGATCGCCCTGCCGCCGGACTGGGCGAACTACGGCGAGATCATCAAGGCGTTCGAGGCCACGTACAAGATCAAGATCAAGAGCGAGACGCCCGACGCGTCCAGCTCCGACGAGATAGCCGCCGTCAAGTCCCGCAAGGGCCAGAAGCGCGCCCCCGACGTCCTCGACCTCGGTATCGCCTTCGCCCGCAGCGGCGCGGCCGAGAACCTCTTCGCCCCGTACAAGGTCGCCTCCTGGGACAAGATCCCCGACAGCCAGAAGGACGCGGACGGCCGCTGGTACAACGACTACGGCGGCTACGTCTCCATCGGCTGCGACGCCGCCCGCATCACGACCTGCCCCGAGACCTTCGCCGACCTGCTGAAGCCCGAGTACAAGGGCAAGGTGGCCCTCAACGGCAACCCGACCAAGTCCGGCTCCGCGTTCGGCGGCGTGTACGCGGCCTCGCTCGCGAACAAGGGCTCGTTCGGGGACATCCAGCCCGGCATCGACTTCTTCGGCAAGCTGAAGAAGAGCGGCAACTTCATCCCCGTCGAGTCCACCCCGGCGACCGTCGAGAAGGGCGAGACGCCGATCAGCATCGACTGGGACTACCTGAACGCCGGGTACGCCGACCAGTTCAAGGGCAAGGGCGTCGACTGGAAGGTCTCCGTGCCGACCGACGGCGTCTACGCCCAGTTCTACTCCCAGGCCATCAACAAGGAGGCCCCGCACCCGGCCGCCGCCCGCCTCTGGATGGAGTTCCTGTACAGCGCCGAGGGCCAGAACCTCTGGCTCAAGGGCTACGCCCGCCCCGTGCTGCTGCCCGCCATGACCGAGGACGGCACGGCCGACAAGGCCTTTGTCGCCAAGCTGCCGAAGGTCGCGGGCACCCCGTCCTTCCCCTCCTCCGAGGAGCTGGACCAGGCCAACGCCACCCTCGCCGAGAACTGGGACAAGGCCGTCTCCTGA
- a CDS encoding ABC transporter ATP-binding protein, giving the protein MSALPALSAPSAGRRPERAGPAARAGAGARVEFRSLRRAFGPTVALDGLDLTAEPGELLALLGPSGCGKTTALRVLAGFEQPDSGEVLVDGEDITPIPANRRDAGMVFQSYSLFPHLNARDNVAFGLRVRKAPAAERHATAAELLALVGLPDHGGRFPHQMSGGQQQRVALARALALRPRVLLLDEPLSALDAKVRLSLREEIRRLQLSLGITTIFVTHDQEEALSMADRVAVLNAGRLEQCAPPAELYDRPATAFVAEFVGTMNRLPGRLTGTGSVEVAGSTLPVDGEAPAGSGPVEVLLRPEGIRVQADPDGTATVVSASFLGSVTRVLLDLPDGTAVKADLASRDAADLLPGVRATVAPVPRPVLVVPAATPDGRTGSTRSVRETPAGKADA; this is encoded by the coding sequence ATGTCAGCCCTGCCAGCCCTGTCCGCCCCGTCCGCCGGCCGCCGCCCCGAGCGGGCCGGGCCCGCCGCGCGCGCCGGTGCGGGAGCACGGGTGGAGTTCCGCTCGCTGCGCCGGGCGTTCGGCCCCACCGTGGCCCTCGACGGACTCGACCTCACCGCCGAACCCGGCGAACTCCTCGCCCTCCTCGGCCCCTCCGGCTGCGGCAAGACCACCGCGCTGCGGGTGCTCGCCGGATTCGAGCAGCCGGACTCCGGCGAGGTCCTGGTGGATGGCGAGGACATCACGCCGATCCCCGCCAACCGGCGCGACGCCGGAATGGTCTTCCAGTCCTACAGCCTCTTCCCGCACCTGAACGCCCGCGACAACGTCGCCTTCGGCCTGCGCGTGCGGAAGGCGCCCGCCGCCGAACGGCACGCCACCGCCGCCGAGCTCCTCGCTCTGGTCGGCCTGCCCGACCACGGCGGACGCTTCCCGCACCAGATGTCCGGCGGCCAGCAGCAGCGGGTCGCCCTGGCCCGCGCGCTCGCGCTGCGGCCCCGCGTGCTCCTGCTGGACGAGCCGCTCTCGGCACTCGATGCCAAGGTCCGGCTCTCGCTCCGCGAGGAGATCCGCCGCCTCCAGCTCTCGCTCGGCATCACCACCATCTTCGTCACCCACGACCAGGAGGAGGCCCTTTCGATGGCCGACCGGGTCGCCGTCCTGAACGCGGGCCGCCTGGAGCAGTGCGCACCCCCGGCCGAGCTGTACGACCGCCCTGCCACCGCGTTCGTCGCTGAGTTCGTCGGGACCATGAACCGGCTGCCGGGCCGGCTGACCGGCACCGGTTCGGTCGAGGTCGCCGGCTCCACCCTGCCGGTGGACGGCGAGGCCCCGGCTGGCAGCGGCCCCGTCGAGGTGCTGCTGCGGCCCGAGGGCATCCGTGTCCAGGCCGACCCGGACGGCACCGCCACCGTGGTCTCCGCCTCCTTCCTCGGCTCGGTCACCCGCGTCCTGCTCGACCTCCCGGACGGCACCGCGGTCAAGGCCGACCTGGCATCGCGGGACGCCGCCGACCTGCTGCCCGGCGTACGGGCCACGGTCGCCCCCGTACCGCGACCGGTGCTGGTCGTCCCCGCGGCGACCCCGGACGGGAGGACCGGTTCCACCCGCTCCGTACGGGAGACGCCGGCCGGGAAGGCGGACGCGTGA
- a CDS encoding HAD family hydrolase, with amino-acid sequence MTAPAAVLFDMDGTLVDTEVLWWETADEVAAGLGHRLTDADAPEVVGRAVADTAAHLIAVTGRTPAALPAIADELTGSFFRKVEAGAPLRPGAAALLAALERAGVPFALVSASPRSVVDAVVAGALAGVPFAFTLSADDTALTKPHPDPYLAAAGRFGVPASACVAVEDSPDGTASAHAAGCAVLVVPSLLPVRPARGRTFARSLEEVDSGVLAECLRRPEASGS; translated from the coding sequence GTGACGGCGCCCGCGGCCGTGCTGTTCGACATGGACGGCACCCTCGTCGACACCGAGGTGCTCTGGTGGGAGACGGCCGACGAGGTCGCCGCCGGGCTCGGCCACCGGCTGACCGACGCGGACGCGCCGGAGGTCGTCGGACGGGCCGTCGCGGACACCGCCGCTCATCTGATCGCGGTGACGGGCCGGACGCCGGCCGCGCTGCCCGCGATCGCTGACGAACTGACCGGCTCCTTCTTCCGCAAGGTCGAGGCGGGAGCACCCCTGCGCCCCGGAGCCGCCGCTCTGCTGGCCGCGCTGGAGCGGGCCGGAGTGCCGTTCGCACTGGTCAGCGCCTCACCGCGGAGCGTGGTGGACGCGGTGGTGGCGGGCGCGCTGGCCGGCGTTCCCTTCGCCTTCACCCTGTCGGCCGACGACACCGCCCTGACCAAGCCGCACCCCGATCCGTACCTGGCGGCGGCGGGCCGGTTCGGTGTCCCGGCCTCGGCCTGCGTGGCCGTCGAGGACTCCCCGGACGGCACCGCGTCCGCGCACGCCGCGGGGTGCGCGGTGCTGGTCGTGCCCTCGCTGCTGCCGGTGCGGCCCGCGCGGGGGAGGACCTTCGCCCGTAGCCTGGAAGAGGTGGATTCCGGGGTGCTCGCGGAGTGCCTGCGGCGTCCCGAGGCGTCCGGATCCTGA
- a CDS encoding ArsR/SmtB family transcription factor — translation MLRIHVSRLDLSRVRMATRPDALWETVLSFHRLRDRRASTVFGKWRSESRARLNGEAQLLAAVVPPRGYFPDFLTPSQEGTEPFGFDTGMEALRDTPADRVHAELELLAAGRLRQRADRPVGQCRREARPGTAGAALPAALMDGRAEPPARLIGALRSYHRAAVEPYWPHIRASVEADRAVRGRALLDGGTDGLLATLPPMIRWRAPVLEADYPVDRDLHLDGRGLLLQPSFFCRGTPVVYRDPSLPPVLVYPVANPGAPVFAEPGPWLGRLVGHTRSAVLSSIGTGCTTSELARRAGVSLASASQHASVLREAGLVLTLRHGSSVLHTLTPLGGSLLRGGAPHALPEGA, via the coding sequence GTGCTGCGGATCCATGTGTCCAGGCTGGACCTTTCGCGGGTGCGGATGGCCACGAGGCCGGACGCGCTGTGGGAAACCGTTCTCAGTTTTCACCGGCTCAGGGACCGGCGCGCTTCGACGGTGTTCGGAAAATGGCGTTCGGAATCCCGCGCGCGGTTGAACGGTGAAGCACAACTGCTGGCAGCCGTCGTCCCGCCCCGCGGGTATTTCCCGGATTTCCTGACGCCCTCCCAGGAGGGCACGGAGCCTTTCGGGTTCGACACCGGAATGGAGGCGCTGCGCGACACCCCCGCCGACCGCGTCCACGCCGAGTTGGAGCTCCTGGCCGCCGGACGGCTGCGACAGCGGGCAGACCGGCCGGTCGGTCAGTGCCGCCGGGAAGCCCGGCCGGGTACGGCGGGCGCGGCGCTGCCCGCCGCGCTCATGGACGGCCGGGCCGAACCGCCGGCCCGGCTCATCGGCGCCCTCCGCAGCTACCACCGCGCGGCCGTCGAGCCCTACTGGCCGCACATCCGGGCCAGCGTCGAGGCGGACCGGGCCGTACGCGGCCGGGCCCTGCTGGACGGCGGCACGGACGGACTCCTGGCCACCCTGCCGCCGATGATCCGATGGCGCGCACCCGTGCTGGAGGCGGACTACCCGGTCGACCGCGATCTCCACCTGGACGGGCGCGGGCTGCTGCTCCAGCCGTCCTTCTTCTGCCGGGGCACCCCGGTCGTCTACCGCGACCCCTCGCTCCCGCCGGTGCTCGTCTACCCGGTCGCCAACCCCGGCGCCCCGGTCTTCGCCGAGCCGGGCCCCTGGCTCGGGCGGCTCGTCGGGCACACCCGCTCGGCCGTCCTCTCCTCCATAGGCACCGGCTGCACCACCAGCGAACTGGCCCGCCGGGCCGGGGTGTCGCTGGCCTCCGCCAGCCAGCACGCCTCCGTGCTGCGCGAGGCGGGCCTGGTCCTGACGCTGCGCCACGGCAGCTCGGTCCTGCACACGCTGACCCCGCTCGGTGGCTCCCTGCTGCGCGGCGGCGCACCGCACGCTCTGCCCGAGGGGGCGTGA
- a CDS encoding ABC transporter permease subunit, whose protein sequence is MTSAHPTAAPVRGAAPAGAPGTGPTAAGPTTTGPRPAGRPRRARPARAWLGALPLLVFAGLCFGLPAGALLYGALTRTDPVAGTTEFTGEHLERSLRGPYLTSLTGSVELSALTAALATVLGVLIARAVVTSRRGALRGAVLTASGVLANFGGIPLAFAFVATLGISGVVTEIGHLDALGWNLYSFTGLTVIYLYFLVPLMVLVVVPALDGLRPQWREAALSTGASTWQFWRHVGLPVLAPSLLGGFVLLFGSAFAAHATAAALVGGSVPLVTLKIADALSGNVLVGQENVALALSLDMIVIAGLVMAVYLPLQRRSSRWLR, encoded by the coding sequence ATGACTTCCGCCCACCCGACCGCCGCCCCGGTACGCGGGGCGGCCCCCGCCGGGGCGCCGGGCACCGGTCCCACGGCCGCGGGGCCCACGACCACCGGGCCCCGGCCGGCGGGCCGTCCGCGCCGGGCCCGGCCCGCCCGCGCCTGGCTCGGCGCGCTCCCGCTGCTCGTCTTCGCCGGCCTCTGCTTCGGACTGCCCGCCGGCGCCCTGCTGTACGGGGCGCTCACCCGCACCGACCCGGTCGCCGGGACCACCGAGTTCACCGGCGAGCACCTGGAGCGTTCGCTCCGGGGGCCCTACCTCACCTCGCTCACCGGCAGCGTCGAACTGTCCGCGCTGACCGCCGCCCTCGCCACCGTGCTCGGGGTGCTGATCGCCCGGGCCGTCGTCACCTCCCGGCGCGGCGCGCTGCGCGGGGCGGTCCTCACCGCCTCCGGGGTGCTGGCCAACTTCGGCGGCATCCCGCTCGCCTTCGCCTTCGTCGCGACCCTCGGCATCTCCGGGGTCGTCACGGAGATCGGCCACCTGGACGCGCTCGGCTGGAACCTCTACTCCTTCACCGGGCTCACCGTCATCTACCTCTACTTCCTGGTCCCGCTCATGGTCCTCGTCGTCGTCCCCGCGCTGGACGGGCTGCGCCCGCAGTGGCGGGAGGCCGCGCTCAGCACCGGGGCCTCCACCTGGCAGTTCTGGCGCCACGTCGGCCTGCCGGTGCTCGCGCCCTCGCTGCTCGGCGGCTTCGTCCTCCTCTTCGGCAGCGCCTTCGCCGCGCACGCCACGGCCGCCGCCCTGGTCGGCGGCTCCGTCCCGCTGGTCACCCTGAAGATCGCCGACGCGCTCTCCGGCAACGTCCTGGTCGGCCAGGAGAACGTGGCCCTGGCGCTGAGCCTCGACATGATCGTGATCGCCGGACTGGTGATGGCCGTCTACCTGCCCCTCCAGCGACGGAGTTCCCGATGGCTGCGCTGA
- a CDS encoding alkaline phosphatase PhoX encodes MERRNFLRTAVIGSSAAAFGGTLWRGAAFADPAQPATGPYGALQAANSDGILLPRGFTSRVVARSGQTVPGTSYRWHSAPDGGATYADGSGWIYVSNAEVSPSSGGGASALKFNSSGTVTSAYRILGNTNNNCAGGATPWKTWLSCEEVTRGYVYETDPWGVNAAVRRPAMGRFKHEAAAADPDHGYVYLTEDESDGRFYRFRPSTWGDLSAGTLQVLVAGSSTSGPVTWANVPDPAASSTQTRYQVSGAKVFNGGEGCFYAAGTCWFTTKGDNRVWAYDANTSSISLAYDDSLVTGGSAPLTGVDNVTRSGSGDLYIAEDGGNMEICLITPDDTVAPFLRISGQSGSEITGPAFSPDGSRLYFSSQRGTSGSSSGGITYEVKGPFRS; translated from the coding sequence GTGGAACGTCGGAACTTCTTGCGCACCGCGGTGATCGGCAGCTCGGCGGCGGCCTTCGGCGGCACGCTGTGGCGAGGCGCCGCCTTCGCCGACCCGGCCCAGCCGGCCACCGGCCCGTACGGCGCGCTCCAGGCGGCCAACAGCGACGGCATCCTGCTGCCGCGCGGTTTCACCAGCCGGGTCGTCGCCCGCTCCGGGCAGACCGTGCCCGGCACCTCCTACCGCTGGCACAGCGCCCCGGACGGCGGCGCGACCTACGCCGACGGATCGGGCTGGATCTACGTCTCCAACGCCGAGGTGTCCCCCAGCAGCGGGGGCGGGGCGAGCGCGCTGAAGTTCAACTCCTCGGGGACGGTGACCTCCGCGTACCGCATCCTGGGCAACACGAACAACAACTGCGCGGGCGGCGCCACCCCGTGGAAGACCTGGCTGTCCTGCGAGGAGGTCACCCGCGGGTACGTGTACGAGACCGACCCCTGGGGCGTGAACGCGGCGGTGCGCCGTCCGGCGATGGGACGCTTCAAGCACGAGGCCGCCGCCGCCGACCCGGACCACGGGTACGTCTACCTCACCGAGGACGAGAGCGACGGCCGCTTCTACCGCTTCCGGCCCTCGACCTGGGGCGACCTGTCGGCGGGCACGCTCCAGGTGCTGGTGGCGGGCTCGTCCACCTCCGGCCCGGTGACCTGGGCGAACGTGCCCGACCCGGCCGCCTCCTCCACCCAGACGCGGTACCAGGTCTCCGGGGCGAAGGTGTTCAACGGCGGTGAGGGCTGCTTCTACGCGGCCGGCACCTGCTGGTTCACCACCAAGGGCGACAACCGGGTGTGGGCGTACGACGCGAACACCTCGTCGATCTCGCTCGCCTACGACGACTCGCTGGTGACGGGCGGTTCGGCCCCGCTGACCGGCGTGGACAACGTCACCCGGTCCGGCTCCGGCGACCTCTACATCGCGGAGGACGGCGGGAACATGGAGATCTGCCTGATCACGCCGGACGACACGGTGGCCCCGTTCCTGCGGATCTCCGGCCAGTCCGGTTCCGAGATCACCGGCCCCGCGTTCTCGCCGGACGGCAGCAGGCTCTACTTCTCCTCGCAGCGCGGGACGAGCGGAAGCTCCTCCGGGGGCATCACGTACGAGGTGAAGGGGCCGTTCCGCAGCTGA
- the ppdK gene encoding pyruvate, phosphate dikinase — MSENKDPQKFVYDFTEGNKDLKDLLGGKGANLAEMTNLGLPVPPGFTITTEACKVYLESGDAPTELRDEVSAHLTALEERMGKRLGQADDPLLVSVRSGAKFSMPGMMDTVLNIGLSDASVAGLATQSGDERFAWDSYRRLIQMFGKTVLGVDGDLFEEALEAAKHAKKVTVDTDLAAADLKKLVKQFKKIVESEAGREFPQDAREQMDLAINAVFDSWNTDRAKLYRRQERIPGDLGTAVNVCSMVFGNLGPDSGTGVAFTRDPASGHQGVYGDYLQNAQGEDVVAGIRNTVPLADLESIDKKSYDQLMQIMETLENHYKDLCDIEFTIERGQLWMLQTRVGKRTAGAAFRIATQLVDQGLIDEAEALQRVNGAQLAQLMFPRFDDAAKTDLLGRGIAASPGAAVGKAVFDSYTAIKWSRSGEKVILIRRETNPDDLEGMIAAEGILTSRGGKTSHAAVVARGMGKTCVCGAEDLEVDTKRRRMTVGGIVIEEGDLVSIDGSTGKVYRGEVPVVPSPVVEYFEGRMHAGADDADELVAAVHRIMAYADRVRRLRVRANADNAEDALRARRFGAQGIGLCRTEHMFLGERREMVEKLILADTDDERETALAALLPLQKADFIELFESMDGLPVTVRLLDPPLHEFLPDITELSVRVALAESRKDANENDLRLLQAVHKLHEQNPMLGLRGVRLGLVIPGLFAMQVRAIAEAAAQRKNAKGDPRAEIMIPLVGTVQELEIVREEADRVIAEVQAATGTDLKLTIGTMIELPRAALTAGQIAEAAQFFSFGTNDLTQTVWGFSRDDVEASFFTAYLEKGIFGVSPFETIDKDGVGALVRSAVEAGRATRPDLKLGVCGEHGGDPESVHFFHEVGLDYVSCSPFRIPVARLEAGRAAAESKGSDSR; from the coding sequence GTGTCGGAAAACAAAGATCCCCAGAAGTTCGTCTACGACTTCACCGAGGGCAACAAGGATCTGAAGGACCTCCTGGGCGGCAAGGGCGCCAACCTCGCCGAGATGACCAACCTCGGGTTGCCCGTCCCTCCGGGCTTCACCATCACCACCGAGGCGTGCAAGGTCTACCTGGAGAGCGGCGACGCGCCGACCGAGCTGCGCGACGAGGTGAGTGCGCACCTCACGGCCCTGGAAGAGCGCATGGGCAAGCGGCTCGGCCAGGCCGACGACCCGCTGCTGGTCTCCGTACGCTCCGGCGCGAAGTTCTCCATGCCGGGCATGATGGACACGGTCCTCAACATCGGCCTCTCCGACGCCTCGGTGGCCGGTCTCGCCACCCAGTCCGGCGACGAGCGCTTCGCCTGGGACTCCTACCGCCGCCTCATCCAGATGTTCGGCAAGACCGTCCTCGGCGTCGACGGCGACCTCTTCGAGGAGGCCCTGGAGGCCGCCAAGCACGCGAAGAAGGTCACGGTCGACACCGACCTCGCCGCGGCCGACCTGAAGAAGCTGGTCAAGCAGTTCAAGAAGATCGTGGAGTCCGAGGCCGGGCGCGAGTTCCCGCAGGACGCCCGTGAGCAGATGGACCTCGCCATAAACGCGGTCTTCGACTCGTGGAACACCGACCGCGCCAAGCTCTACCGCCGCCAGGAGCGCATCCCCGGCGACCTCGGCACGGCCGTCAACGTCTGTTCGATGGTCTTCGGCAACCTCGGCCCCGACTCCGGCACCGGCGTCGCCTTCACCCGCGACCCGGCCAGCGGCCACCAGGGCGTCTACGGCGACTACCTCCAGAACGCGCAGGGCGAGGACGTCGTCGCCGGCATCCGCAACACCGTGCCGCTCGCCGACCTGGAGTCGATCGACAAGAAGTCGTACGACCAGCTCATGCAGATCATGGAGACCTTGGAGAACCACTACAAGGATCTCTGCGACATCGAGTTCACCATCGAGCGCGGCCAGCTCTGGATGCTCCAGACCCGTGTCGGCAAGCGCACCGCCGGCGCCGCCTTCCGGATCGCCACCCAGCTCGTGGACCAGGGCCTGATCGACGAGGCCGAGGCGCTCCAGCGGGTCAACGGAGCCCAGCTCGCCCAGCTGATGTTCCCGCGCTTCGACGACGCCGCGAAGACCGACCTGCTCGGCCGGGGCATCGCCGCCTCGCCCGGCGCCGCGGTCGGCAAGGCCGTCTTCGACTCGTACACCGCGATCAAGTGGTCCCGCTCCGGCGAGAAGGTCATCCTGATCCGCCGCGAGACCAACCCCGACGACCTCGAAGGCATGATCGCCGCCGAGGGCATCCTGACCTCGCGCGGCGGCAAGACCTCGCACGCGGCGGTCGTGGCGCGCGGCATGGGCAAGACCTGCGTCTGCGGCGCGGAGGACCTGGAGGTCGACACCAAGCGCCGCCGGATGACGGTCGGCGGCATCGTGATCGAGGAGGGCGACCTCGTCTCGATCGACGGCTCCACCGGCAAGGTCTACCGGGGCGAGGTCCCCGTCGTACCGTCCCCGGTCGTCGAGTACTTCGAGGGCCGGATGCACGCCGGAGCCGACGACGCCGACGAACTGGTCGCCGCCGTGCACCGGATCATGGCGTACGCGGACCGGGTCCGCCGGCTGCGCGTGCGGGCCAACGCCGACAACGCCGAGGACGCCCTGCGCGCCCGCCGCTTCGGCGCCCAGGGCATCGGTCTGTGCCGCACCGAGCACATGTTCCTCGGCGAGCGCCGCGAGATGGTCGAGAAGCTGATCCTCGCGGACACCGACGACGAGCGCGAGACCGCGCTGGCCGCCCTGCTCCCGCTCCAGAAGGCCGACTTCATCGAGCTGTTCGAGTCGATGGACGGACTGCCCGTCACCGTCCGGCTGCTGGACCCGCCGCTGCACGAGTTCCTGCCCGACATCACCGAGCTGTCGGTCCGCGTCGCGCTCGCCGAGTCCCGCAAGGACGCCAACGAGAACGACCTGCGCCTGCTCCAGGCGGTGCACAAGCTGCACGAGCAGAACCCGATGCTGGGTCTGCGCGGGGTGCGTCTGGGCCTGGTCATCCCCGGCCTCTTCGCCATGCAGGTACGGGCGATCGCCGAGGCCGCCGCCCAGCGCAAGAACGCCAAGGGCGACCCGCGCGCCGAGATCATGATCCCGCTCGTCGGCACGGTCCAGGAGCTGGAGATCGTCCGCGAGGAGGCCGACCGGGTCATCGCCGAGGTCCAGGCCGCCACCGGCACCGACCTCAAGCTGACCATCGGCACCATGATCGAGCTGCCGCGCGCCGCGCTGACGGCGGGCCAGATCGCCGAGGCCGCGCAGTTCTTCTCCTTCGGCACGAACGACCTGACCCAGACGGTGTGGGGCTTCTCCCGCGACGACGTGGAGGCCTCGTTCTTCACCGCGTACCTGGAGAAGGGCATCTTCGGTGTCTCCCCGTTCGAGACGATCGACAAGGACGGCGTCGGCGCGCTGGTCCGCAGCGCCGTCGAGGCCGGCCGGGCCACCCGCCCCGACCTCAAGCTCGGCGTCTGCGGCGAGCACGGCGGCGACCCGGAGTCGGTGCACTTCTTCCACGAGGTGGGCCTGGACTACGTGTCCTGCTCGCCGTTCCGCATCCCGGTAGCCCGCCTGGAGGCGGGCCGGGCCGCAGCCGAGTCCAAGGGCAGTGACAGCCGCTGA
- a CDS encoding VOC family protein, translating into MAQMIFVNLPVKDLETTKGFFEKLGYGFNPAFSDDRTACLVISDTIFAMLMTEPRFKDFTEKDVADASKTTEVILALSCDSREEVDRLADAALASGGFPANETQDRGFMYGRSFQDPDHHIWEVIWMDPAAAGDQG; encoded by the coding sequence ATGGCTCAGATGATCTTCGTGAACCTGCCGGTGAAGGACCTGGAGACCACCAAGGGCTTCTTCGAGAAGCTGGGCTACGGCTTCAACCCGGCGTTCAGCGACGACAGGACCGCCTGTCTGGTCATCAGCGACACCATCTTCGCCATGCTGATGACCGAGCCGCGCTTCAAGGACTTCACCGAGAAGGACGTCGCGGACGCCTCGAAGACCACCGAGGTGATCCTCGCCCTGAGCTGCGACAGCCGCGAGGAGGTCGACCGGCTGGCGGACGCGGCCCTGGCCTCCGGCGGCTTCCCGGCGAACGAGACGCAGGACAGGGGCTTCATGTACGGCCGCTCGTTCCAGGACCCCGACCACCACATCTGGGAGGTCATCTGGATGGACCCGGCCGCCGCCGGGGACCAGGGCTGA